Proteins from a genomic interval of Polaribacter sp. Q13:
- a CDS encoding toxin-antitoxin system YwqK family antitoxin, with the protein MVKGKKNGNWIAWFSNGNKLREGIYKDNKEEGKFTWWYENGKLKKRGFYKNGTSNGKWTWYFNNGQKESEGKLLSETNIGKWFWWNEKGELIHEKDFSKKLENKAFNKLIIGKWNYIKSTDKENKSIKHVIRKYPNGKEMKIVASGPNIIIKNDGTYEKKFTEENTDYGNWEMLKKDEIKFEMVIPKNSEQAKFIAIAQKAMGKKWKEDEKGNYLDSSTSKIISLTDTIMKIEYEKNYVLIYKKESE; encoded by the coding sequence ATGGTTAAAGGAAAAAAAAATGGTAATTGGATAGCTTGGTTTTCTAATGGTAATAAACTGAGAGAAGGAATATACAAAGACAATAAAGAAGAAGGAAAATTTACTTGGTGGTATGAAAACGGAAAATTAAAAAAGAGAGGTTTTTATAAAAATGGAACTTCTAATGGGAAATGGACTTGGTACTTTAATAACGGACAAAAAGAGTCTGAAGGAAAATTATTAAGCGAAACTAATATTGGAAAATGGTTTTGGTGGAATGAAAAAGGAGAATTAATTCACGAAAAGGATTTTTCTAAAAAATTAGAAAATAAAGCCTTTAATAAATTAATAATTGGGAAATGGAATTATATAAAATCTACTGACAAAGAAAATAAATCTATTAAACACGTTATTCGTAAATACCCAAATGGAAAAGAAATGAAAATTGTTGCAAGTGGGCCAAATATTATTATTAAAAATGATGGTACTTACGAGAAAAAATTCACGGAAGAAAATACAGATTACGGGAATTGGGAAATGCTAAAAAAAGATGAAATTAAATTTGAAATGGTTATTCCTAAAAATTCTGAACAAGCAAAATTTATTGCTATAGCTCAAAAAGCTATGGGTAAAAAATGGAAAGAAGATGAAAAAGGAAATTATCTTGATTCTTCTACAAGTAAAATAATTTCATTAACAGATACAATAATGAAAATCGAATATGAAAAAAATTACGTTTTGATTTATAAAAAAGAATCCGAATAA
- a CDS encoding outer membrane protein, whose translation MKKLLFMSIMIYSSFTLFAQKEKTKTTPTDKGNYIVDGTVSFSTNNSKNEQAGFNSTKNNWYNIGISPKVAYFVADRFALGLETSFGYSNSEFTDSNGTKSSNNSTSISAGPLLRYYLVNGIFGQASLGFGTNNSESNGFKNKNSFFSYQLGLGYAIFLNEHISIEPIISYNHRKSTNNQSNFETTYNGFMFGAGFSIYL comes from the coding sequence ATGAAAAAATTATTATTTATGAGTATTATGATTTACTCAAGTTTTACTCTATTTGCTCAAAAGGAGAAAACAAAAACTACACCAACAGATAAAGGAAATTATATTGTTGATGGAACTGTTTCTTTTTCAACTAATAATTCGAAAAATGAACAAGCTGGATTTAATTCAACAAAAAATAATTGGTATAATATCGGAATTAGCCCCAAAGTAGCATACTTTGTAGCTGATAGATTTGCTTTAGGATTAGAGACTTCCTTTGGTTATTCAAATAGTGAATTCACAGATAGTAATGGTACTAAATCTTCAAATAATAGTACATCAATTTCAGCTGGACCTTTATTAAGATATTATTTAGTCAATGGTATTTTTGGGCAAGCATCATTAGGTTTTGGAACAAATAATAGTGAAAGTAACGGTTTTAAAAATAAAAATTCTTTTTTTAGTTATCAGTTAGGATTGGGATATGCTATATTTCTGAATGAACACATATCAATAGAGCCAATTATCAGTTATAATCATCGTAAAAGTACGAACAATCAATCTAATTTTGAAACAACTTATAATGGATTTATGTTTGGAGCAGGTTTTAGCATTTATTTATAG
- a CDS encoding toxin-antitoxin system YwqK family antitoxin: MKNTAFILLFFITQISCSQENPTILTNESISIEYSNSEVEKPYIYSLKNGNPLDGFYKLFITTGGKFKKYHYQILGEFSNGLKNGLITKFSNNQITSKTKYCNGKPCGIMEQYFPNGKLSERKHFNKKQKIQGTYENYQEKDGRLLRKTEYANGLKNGKETLFYTNEKESISLVTDYVKGEKNGKEIGYSINGNISFVRHYKNNLLHGEYLTYFDNGQVEMDMLYEKGKLTNKEKRYILTENKRFLIWEKEHFKNNLLIWTRYNTDDNSIYDILYVNNGINISKDEFEKIKN; encoded by the coding sequence ATGAAAAATACTGCTTTTATATTATTATTCTTTATAACTCAAATAAGTTGTTCACAAGAAAATCCGACAATATTGACAAATGAATCAATATCGATAGAGTATTCAAATAGTGAAGTTGAGAAACCTTACATATATTCATTAAAAAATGGTAATCCTTTAGATGGTTTCTACAAATTATTTATTACTACTGGTGGAAAATTTAAAAAGTATCATTATCAGATTCTTGGAGAATTTTCAAATGGATTAAAAAATGGTTTGATTACTAAATTTTCGAACAATCAAATAACCTCAAAAACAAAATACTGTAATGGAAAACCTTGCGGTATAATGGAGCAATATTTTCCCAATGGAAAACTATCTGAACGAAAACATTTCAATAAGAAACAAAAAATACAAGGAACTTATGAAAATTATCAAGAAAAAGACGGTAGATTATTGAGGAAAACAGAGTATGCAAACGGTTTAAAAAATGGAAAAGAAACTTTGTTTTATACTAATGAAAAAGAGTCTATCTCTCTAGTTACAGATTATGTAAAAGGAGAGAAAAACGGAAAAGAAATAGGATACAGTATAAATGGGAATATTAGCTTTGTTAGACATTATAAAAATAATTTACTTCACGGAGAATACCTAACCTACTTCGATAATGGACAGGTCGAAATGGATATGTTATATGAAAAAGGAAAACTAACTAATAAGGAAAAAAGATATATACTTACTGAAAATAAAAGATTTCTTATTTGGGAAAAGGAGCATTTTAAAAATAATTTATTAATCTGGACAAGATATAACACAGATGATAATTCTATTTATGATATTCTATATGTAAATAATGGAATTAATATTTCAAAAGATGAATTTGAGAAAATTAAAAACTAA
- a CDS encoding leucine-rich repeat domain-containing protein, with amino-acid sequence MISVAEKEWKDTISTNGLREEFSLVNALKNPENVYKLNLRRKRIDSIPPEIGKLKNLEVLIISGSTIKSLPKEIENCKKLKSIIANSSKLEELPSSLGNLKNLRTLKVGNCNLKSIPKEIGNIESLWELSLGHNNIKTLPQELGKLKNLTVLDISDNPIKEFPSCIVQMENLKRFWMYRSNIKQIPFEINNLKYLDHIRLSKKKIENIDSIESVMPEIMFLDKN; translated from the coding sequence TTGATTTCAGTAGCTGAGAAGGAATGGAAAGACACTATTTCTACGAACGGCTTAAGAGAGGAATTTTCTTTAGTTAATGCTTTAAAAAACCCTGAAAATGTTTATAAACTTAATTTAAGAAGAAAAAGAATTGATTCAATTCCACCTGAAATAGGGAAATTAAAAAATTTAGAAGTTTTAATTATTTCTGGTTCAACAATAAAATCTCTTCCAAAAGAAATCGAAAACTGTAAGAAATTAAAATCAATAATTGCTAATTCAAGTAAATTGGAAGAATTACCTTCTTCATTAGGGAATTTAAAAAATTTGAGAACACTAAAAGTTGGAAACTGTAATTTAAAATCTATTCCAAAAGAAATAGGGAATATTGAAAGTTTATGGGAATTATCACTTGGGCATAATAATATTAAAACACTTCCTCAAGAACTTGGTAAACTAAAAAATCTGACAGTGTTAGATATTAGTGACAATCCAATAAAAGAATTTCCTTCTTGTATTGTTCAAATGGAAAACCTAAAAAGGTTTTGGATGTATAGGAGTAATATTAAACAAATCCCTTTTGAAATTAATAACCTTAAATATTTAGACCATATAAGATTAAGTAAGAAAAAAATTGAGAATATAGATTCTATTGAAAGTGTGATGCCTGAAATTATGTTTTTAGATAAGAATTAA
- a CDS encoding DUF5655 domain-containing protein: MHLYNLKSKETISILKEKPFKLEREIQSLFESNLNELMDLQLVKSEFSIKNKRIDTLAYDKQSNAFIIIEYKRSKNISVVDQGFTYLSLMLENKADFIVEYNETLKQNLKRTDVDWSQTRVVFVSTSFTENQRTATNFKDIAIELWEVKRYENNLISVNQIKKSKSAESIKPITSSNTQLEAVTKEIKVYTEEFHLDSYPDKVKELYETYKEAILNLADNIELDPKKLYIAFKKDKNIADIVTLKKGIKLFINLPKGKLEDPKNIMRDVSNTGHWGNGDYELVITNNDNLEYILYLIKQAI, from the coding sequence ATGCATTTATATAACTTAAAATCAAAAGAAACAATTAGTATTTTAAAAGAGAAGCCATTTAAATTAGAAAGAGAAATACAATCACTTTTTGAAAGTAATTTAAATGAGTTAATGGATTTGCAATTAGTGAAATCTGAGTTCTCTATCAAAAACAAACGCATAGATACTTTAGCGTATGATAAACAATCCAATGCATTTATAATTATAGAATATAAACGAAGTAAAAATATTAGTGTAGTAGATCAGGGATTTACATATTTAAGTTTAATGCTTGAAAATAAAGCAGATTTTATTGTTGAATATAACGAAACATTAAAACAAAATTTAAAGCGTACAGATGTAGATTGGAGTCAAACAAGGGTAGTATTTGTATCTACAAGTTTTACAGAAAACCAAAGAACAGCAACAAATTTCAAAGATATAGCTATTGAATTATGGGAAGTAAAACGTTATGAAAATAATTTAATAAGTGTAAATCAAATAAAGAAAAGTAAATCTGCAGAAAGTATAAAACCGATAACATCAAGCAATACACAATTAGAAGCAGTTACAAAAGAGATAAAAGTATATACAGAAGAATTTCATTTAGATAGTTATCCAGATAAAGTTAAAGAGCTCTACGAAACTTACAAAGAAGCTATTTTAAACTTAGCTGATAATATAGAGTTAGACCCTAAAAAATTATATATAGCATTTAAAAAGGATAAAAATATAGCTGATATTGTAACACTAAAAAAAGGAATAAAACTATTCATTAATTTACCTAAAGGCAAACTTGAAGACCCTAAAAACATAATGCGTGATGTATCAAATACAGGTCATTGGGGAAATGGAGATTATGAATTGGTAATAACAAATAATGATAATTTAGAGTATATTCTATACTTAATAAAACAAGCCATTTAG
- a CDS encoding Fic family protein, which yields MNDFKLEKLPLKKDIETKNVLKKLNEAHRALAELKGLVSSIPNENILINTLGLQEAKDSSEIENIITTHDDLYKAELNLDGVKSLDAKEVQNYISALKIGYSLISKRNILTNNDIIQIQSELEKNNAGFRKVPGTALKNAKTGETVYTPPQDLETIKNLMSNLEQFINDDTLSDFDPIVKMAIIHYQFESIHPFYDGNGRTGRIINVLYLVMKDLLDLPILYLSSFIIENKAKYYELLQEVRITDNWENWLIYIIKAVEQTSKQTIILIKDIQKLMLEYKHLIRDNYKFYSQDLLNNLFQHPYTKIEFIERDLGVSRITAANYLNRLAKDGILTKQKLGTGNYYINEKLYTILTKKVL from the coding sequence ATGAATGACTTTAAACTTGAAAAACTTCCTTTAAAAAAAGACATTGAAACAAAAAATGTTCTTAAAAAATTAAATGAAGCTCATAGAGCATTAGCTGAATTAAAAGGTTTAGTATCTAGTATTCCAAATGAAAATATCCTAATTAATACATTAGGGTTACAAGAAGCAAAAGATAGTTCTGAAATTGAAAACATCATCACAACACACGATGATCTTTATAAAGCTGAACTAAATTTAGATGGAGTAAAATCGTTAGATGCCAAAGAAGTTCAAAATTATATTTCTGCATTAAAAATTGGGTATTCATTAATTTCAAAAAGAAATATTTTAACAAATAATGACATTATCCAAATACAATCTGAATTAGAAAAAAATAATGCAGGTTTTAGAAAAGTTCCTGGAACTGCATTAAAAAATGCTAAAACTGGAGAAACAGTTTATACTCCGCCACAAGACCTTGAAACTATAAAAAATTTAATGTCTAATTTAGAACAATTTATTAACGACGATACTTTATCTGACTTTGACCCAATAGTAAAAATGGCTATTATACATTATCAATTTGAAAGTATCCACCCTTTTTATGACGGTAATGGTAGGACAGGAAGAATTATTAATGTGCTTTATTTAGTAATGAAAGATTTACTTGATTTACCAATTCTATATTTGAGTAGTTTTATTATTGAAAATAAAGCTAAATATTATGAATTATTACAAGAAGTTAGAATTACTGACAATTGGGAAAATTGGTTAATCTATATTATCAAAGCAGTCGAGCAAACTTCTAAACAAACTATAATTCTAATAAAAGATATTCAGAAATTAATGCTTGAATATAAACACTTAATTAGAGATAATTATAAATTTTATAGTCAAGATTTATTGAATAACCTATTTCAACATCCATACACAAAAATTGAGTTTATAGAAAGAGATTTAGGAGTATCAAGAATTACAGCTGCTAATTATTTAAATAGATTAGCGAAAGATGGAATTCTAACAAAACAAAAACTAGGAACTGGAAATTACTATATCAATGAAAAATTATATACGATTTTAACAAAAAAAGTACTTTAG
- a CDS encoding IS3 family transposase (programmed frameshift) translates to MVKKYDNEFKVMIVELLNSGIKTKQVSEDYGLSLSMVGRWKREYKLQSGDFSKKKELSIEAQELKALKKELKNVTMERDNLKKGGEHLLQERPIRYQFILENIDIYPVEKMCKSMKLSKNAYYHWFKNKDVIFLKTPKIHLKERIKIIFKESKEIYGSCRIQKKLEREGLIYSRSYIGLLMKEMGLRSVLKRKFVITTDSNHQYLIAENMLNREFSSLKLGEKWVSDITYIRVNDDWNYLTTIIDLADRKVVGWSLSEDMTTQNTVMKAWIDARKTRNISNSLIFHSDRGVQYASNKITNICDFNLKITQSMSRKGNCWDNAVAESFFKTIKYEWLYRFKFTSYNQLYDSIEDYIYWYNTQRLHSSLGYLSPLEMEIKLRGIIKKVA, encoded by the exons ATGGTAAAAAAGTATGACAATGAATTTAAAGTTATGATTGTAGAACTGTTAAATTCGGGCATTAAGACAAAACAAGTTAGTGAGGATTATGGTTTAAGCTTGAGTATGGTTGGGCGTTGGAAACGCGAATACAAGTTACAATCGGGTGATTTCTCAAAAAAAAAGGAGTTATCTATTGAAGCTCAAGAACTCAAGGCTCTAAAGAAAGAGTTAAAGAATGTAACCATGGAGCGTGACA ATCTTAAAAAAGGCGGTGAGCATCTTCTCCAAGAGCGACCTATAAGGTATCAATTCATTTTAGAAAACATTGATATATATCCAGTTGAGAAGATGTGTAAATCTATGAAGCTTAGTAAAAATGCTTATTATCATTGGTTTAAAAACAAAGATGTTATATTTTTAAAAACACCTAAAATACATTTAAAAGAAAGGATTAAAATTATTTTTAAAGAAAGTAAAGAAATATATGGTAGTTGTAGGATTCAAAAAAAGTTAGAACGAGAAGGCTTAATTTATTCTCGCTCTTATATCGGACTACTAATGAAAGAAATGGGCTTAAGGAGTGTTTTAAAAAGAAAATTTGTAATTACAACAGATTCTAATCACCAATATTTAATTGCAGAAAACATGTTAAATAGAGAGTTCTCTAGTCTTAAATTAGGAGAAAAATGGGTGTCTGATATTACTTATATTCGAGTTAATGATGATTGGAATTATTTAACAACCATCATAGATCTTGCAGATAGAAAGGTTGTTGGATGGTCTTTAAGTGAAGATATGACGACTCAAAATACGGTAATGAAAGCTTGGATTGATGCTCGTAAAACAAGAAATATTAGTAATAGTCTAATTTTTCATTCGGATAGAGGTGTACAATATGCGTCAAACAAAATAACCAACATTTGTGATTTTAATCTTAAAATAACCCAAAGTATGAGTAGAAAAGGTAATTGTTGGGACAATGCGGTAGCTGAAAGCTTCTTTAAGACAATAAAGTACGAATGGTTATATCGATTTAAATTTACGTCCTACAATCAACTATATGACTCTATAGAAGACTATATTTATTGGTATAATACCCAAAGATTACATTCTAGTTTAGGATATCTCTCACCGCTAGAAATGGAAATAAAATTGAGAGGAATTATTAAAAAAGTAGCTTAA
- a CDS encoding tetratricopeptide repeat protein, producing MKKFFKILGIVFGFIIIIGIGFSIYLYFWNKDRIQTTKELSEKIENFESKNSEEYMEYSVHLNKAGDFEKGFTYLNKAVELEPEMHLGYRGWIRLRKIRDFDKALADFDRLDSLTPKFVDAPWGENIDFLRGECYFGKKDYQKAIESFNLNVKHNKEDWVDIHTFVYLGLCEYKLGNYEKAISEFERALAQSEYTTESSFGISKAYYKLGNIEKAKENILEAEKNIDYKRDDAYNEFLNEIYLSEILEFKEQLEK from the coding sequence TTGAAGAAATTTTTTAAAATATTAGGAATTGTATTTGGTTTCATCATAATTATTGGAATTGGTTTCAGTATTTACCTTTATTTCTGGAATAAAGATAGAATTCAGACAACAAAAGAATTATCTGAAAAAATAGAGAATTTTGAATCCAAAAATAGTGAAGAATATATGGAATATTCAGTTCACTTAAATAAGGCAGGAGATTTTGAAAAAGGGTTTACATATTTAAATAAAGCAGTTGAACTTGAGCCAGAAATGCATTTAGGTTATCGAGGTTGGATCAGATTAAGGAAAATTAGAGATTTTGATAAAGCTTTGGCAGATTTTGATAGACTTGATAGTTTAACACCTAAATTTGTAGATGCGCCTTGGGGAGAAAACATTGACTTTTTGAGAGGAGAATGCTATTTTGGAAAAAAAGATTATCAAAAAGCAATTGAATCATTCAATCTAAATGTTAAACATAATAAAGAAGATTGGGTAGATATTCACACTTTTGTTTATCTCGGACTTTGTGAATATAAACTCGGTAATTATGAAAAAGCTATTTCAGAATTTGAAAGAGCTTTAGCACAATCAGAATATACGACTGAATCATCTTTTGGAATTTCTAAAGCATATTACAAACTTGGAAATATTGAGAAAGCTAAAGAAAATATTTTAGAAGCTGAAAAAAACATAGATTATAAAAGAGATGATGCTTACAATGAATTTTTAAATGAAATTTATTTGTCTGAAATATTAGAATTTAAAGAACAATTAGAAAAATAA